A window of Cohnella herbarum contains these coding sequences:
- a CDS encoding ABC transporter permease, with amino-acid sequence MLNKSFAKHYCLMLLPGLIWLFFFNLFPMYGILTAFKDFNPGIGILKSPWIGWENFQYMFELNDSKIIFRNTVAIAFAKMVGNLIVPLVFALMLNEVKNRMFSRTVQTAVYLPHFLSWVIVAGMMLDIFSYSGPVNQVLSGMGFERILFFADAQMFPFLVVGSDIWKEFGFNAIIFFAALTSINPEMYEAAAIDGASQWKRLTRITIPSIMPVTVLLATLSLGNILNAGFDQIFNLYSPMVYSTGDIIDTWVYRAGLIDMQYGLATAVGLLKSVVGLCLITVSYSLAYRFANYRIF; translated from the coding sequence ATGCTCAACAAAAGCTTTGCCAAACATTATTGCTTGATGCTTCTGCCCGGGCTGATCTGGTTGTTCTTCTTCAACCTATTCCCCATGTACGGAATACTGACGGCGTTTAAGGATTTTAATCCCGGAATAGGAATCTTGAAGTCTCCTTGGATCGGATGGGAAAACTTTCAGTACATGTTCGAGTTGAACGACAGCAAAATCATTTTCCGAAATACGGTCGCGATCGCGTTCGCGAAGATGGTAGGCAATCTGATCGTCCCTCTCGTGTTCGCTCTCATGCTGAACGAAGTCAAAAACAGAATGTTTTCCAGAACGGTCCAGACAGCCGTATACCTTCCCCATTTCTTGTCATGGGTCATCGTAGCGGGGATGATGTTGGACATCTTTTCTTATTCCGGTCCCGTGAATCAAGTGTTGTCGGGGATGGGCTTCGAACGGATTTTGTTTTTCGCGGATGCGCAAATGTTCCCGTTCCTAGTGGTCGGTAGCGATATATGGAAGGAATTCGGCTTTAACGCGATCATCTTCTTCGCGGCTCTAACGTCCATTAATCCCGAAATGTACGAGGCAGCGGCCATTGACGGAGCTTCCCAATGGAAACGGCTGACGAGAATTACTATTCCGAGCATTATGCCGGTGACCGTGCTTCTTGCGACTTTAAGCTTGGGCAATATTCTGAACGCGGGCTTCGATCAAATCTTCAACTTATATAGTCCGATGGTGTATTCGACCGGCGACATCATCGATACTTGGGTGTACAGGGCTGGGCTCATCGATATGCAGTATGGGCTGGCTACGGCGGTGGGACTGTTAAAATCGGTTGTCGGACTGTGCTTGATTACGGTTTCGTACAGCTTGGCTTACCGGTTTGCGAATTACAGAATCTTTTAG